The genomic window tccttcccataTCCTTGCCTTTTGATAAACTCTTCTCCATATTAgacattttctccctccttgctTTTTCCTCTTGGGAACAATGTCacccttcaaaactcagctcaagtgcTATTTCCCTTAAAAGGTCTTTTCTTATCTCTCCAGTTTTTAGTCCAACCtccagtttattcatttgtatcTTATCTTCCATCCTTAAAAGAATATAAGGTTCTTCATTGTAAGGACTGTTTTCATTGTTGTTGCTGGAGCCTcaggatttagaacatttaataaatatttgttaaattgaattgaatcaaatgaaTAGTTGAGTAACTTTTGGTAATTTCCCTTAAGCTTTCTGTGTTTTAAATCATCtgcaaaataacaataacaaaacctACCAGGTGTACTAAATCATTAGAGTGGTTTAAGGAGGTGCTAACCAGATAAGtagttttacaaactttaaagcaatatctacattttatctatttttgttgttgatataaTTACCTTATCTTTAGTGGCAGGTAAGTGGTGTAGTGGACAGAGGTACATATGGAAtacagaagatttgagttcaaattcagccacagacatttactagctatgtgactctgggtaagttatttaacctgtttGACTAAGTTTATTCttctataaaacagaaataataatagtgcccacctcccagggctgttttgaggatcaaatgagaacatatttacattatatatagtaatatatttataataaactatatatatagcAAGTtacattatatatagatatatatgtatatctatatacaattttatcttcttttccaaTACTAGCCATGGCTTAATTCATGCCGTTTTCTGCATTTGAATTAACTTCATGAGAGATTACTCTCATTTGTCAATTTTGGCTTGGTATAGCTTAAAGTCATCTgaaattttaaacatttcattGTGCATCATCTCTCTGatcattaataaaatgtttagtAAGATTGATATGACACCAGTTACTAGGGGTCTCCATTCCTGACTTTTTTCATCCTTATCACTCTATTTCCTGTGTCCTTTGATTCATTGGGGACATTATAAGACATACATAAGGAACATCCATGTGTCCCTTAATATAGAAACAGAAaatctcagagttagaaaggacctcagggaTCATTTTGTCAATTTTTATTCCATTCTTCTCATCTAAAGATTGTATTCTCTAGGAAAGAAAGATATGATTTGactatttctgccttttctctgcaatgtcaattaatatatttaatctaAGCTGTAGTCCTAtctctttttaaatcttatttctaTCTTTAGTAGATTACATagctatatatatgcatacatgtgtatgATATATATAATGTGGTGAATTATTTTCTTGTGTATCTATattgatgtttttagatatagCCCCTTGACTTTTCCCCtcattttaatattctatttttatgatGAAAATATCTCTACTAAGAGTTTTCTATTCCTGTTATAGTCAATTAGACATAGTCTGTAGAATTCATGACCTTAAAAAGAATAGTATTGATATTCTTTGCAATGTATTTCCCCCAAATCTCTAGAACATGTCAGACTATATTGGATATTACTACAGAACTACAGACTCAGAGAATCTCAGAAGTGGAGGAAATCTCAGAGGTAATCTAGATCCATTTATGTTAAAGTAGGAATCAGGCCCATAATTAGTATCCAATCATAAAGAACTCATCCTTGTCTGACCACTCTCAAATCAACTcagtctacttttttttttttagcattttccaATTGTTAGAAAAGTCTTATGTAGAACCTAAATCTGCCTTTCTGATTCCTCACAGTAATTCCATTATTCATTATGAACTGAAAGGTGGAATATTCATTTCCTCAATTTGGGaactattttttacatttgatgACAATTAGCACCAGATCCACTATTCTATACATAGATTTTTCCTCCTTGAAAGGATTCATTATTATAGATACCTGTATAGATGTATAGATGAAGTTCCATTATGAATGAATTTATGTTTTGACACACTTGGAATTGTAGGAATCAGTTCTATCCATGGTAGGAAACAAGACTACTTCTTGTGCACTTGCCTCTTTTGGTCTAACATCTTGGATATGTGCAGCCTCAGAAAGATTACTCAGTCGTGGGAAGTGTTAGCCACTGAAAGAGAAGAGGGtcatgaaaatgaataatttaattcaTGATTATGAATAACCATATcagattttaaattttctctcttcttttattcccTCTAAGGACAAAACTCTACCCTACCAGAGTTAATGCTATGATACCTTCCAATGGGTCTTCCTCTACTGAGGTCTCTGAATTTCTCCTGAACTGTTTCGTCAGCTCTCCAAATTGGAAGCATTGGCTCTCTGTGCCCCTTAGCCTGCTCTTCCTCCTGGCCATGGGTGCCAATGCCACCCTCCTGATCACCATTAGGCTGGAAGCATCCTTGCATGAGCCCATGTACTACTTGCTCAGCCTCCTCTCTATTTTGGATATTGTGCTATGCCTGACAGTCATCCCCAAAGTCCTGCTTGTCTTTTGGTTTGACCTCAGACCCATCAGCTTCTCTGCTTGCTTCCTCCAAATGTTCATCATGAACAACTTTCTCCCCATGGAATCTTGCACCTTCTTGGTCATGGCATATGACCGCTATGTAGCCATATGCCACCCCTTGCGCTACCCATCCATCATCACTGATCAATTTGTGATTAAAGCTGGTATCTTTATTGTGATGCGGAATACCCTTGTCACTGCTCCAATTCCCATCCTCTCTGCACGACTCCATTATTGTGGGAATAACATCATTGAGAATTGTATTTGTGCCAACCTGTCAGTGTCCAAGCTCTCCTGTGATAATGTTACTCTCAATAAGATCTACCAGTTAATTGTGGCCTGGACCTTGATAGGATCTGATATTATTCTCATCTTTGTCTCTTATACCTTCATCCTGAGGGCTGTGATGAGACTTAAGGCTAAAGGAGCTGCTGCAAAGGCCCTGAGCACATGTAGTTCCCACTTtatcctcattctcttttttagCACCGTACTCCTGGTTTTCATTTTTACTCACATGGCCAAAAATAAAGTTTCTCATGATGTCCCTGTCCTACTCAATGTCTTGCACCATGTAATCCCTGCTGCTCTCAACCCGATTGTTTATGGGGTAAGAACCCAGGAAATTAAACAAGGAATCTGGAGGTTGATGAAGAAGGGGCAGTGAGATGCATCCAATAGAAAACTTCTTTCATCCATCTGGGTACCTGAGGGTTTGAAGGTGAAGTGAGAAATCTAGATTGATTTCTGTTTTACCTAAGCTCTGTAAATGGCAGAATGGAGTGACAGAACTTCCTCTCATTATGGAATAATTCCTGCCACTTCCCATACAAAGGAATATCACATTTTTCCCTTCCCCAATCACTATCAACACTGCAGGTACTTCAAGGTCCTGTCTTAGGTCTAATGCTTTCGTTTCTCCTAAAGACTTAGATCATGAGATTTGTGGAGGTTAGGAAAGATTTGTCATGACTAGAAATGGTCCTAAATCTAGCTAGACAAAGCTATATGCTATGGTgatatctctgaaaaaaaaatcacagcccTTAGAAATCATTTCATCTGGCTACAATTTACTAGACCTTTCTGGTACTAGACACATTTCACCAGAGGAAAAAAGGTATGCAAGTAAATGGATTCAAAGCTGATTATAAATGATGTATATTATTCCCAAAACTCGATGTTGCTTTAAAAAACcatggaaagatttttatttgtatgtgtgtctTGGGCATCCTGCCCAAAGATAGGAATTGAGAGATCCAAACAAGGTCAAGCATCTTGAATCATAGTGTAAGAAAGGAGAGCAAATTCATCATGCTGGAAGACCATCTTGAgcaaggcaggaaggagagagaattttggaaaaggaacagaggaactgagaagatccaaacagttgaactcacttctctttgggaagcccaccATGGAGGTTGATCTGAGTGAACCTCTGAGCCTGGAGCACCTTCCTGTGAAGCCTGACCCCAGCATCCAATGGAAGACAAACCAGAGTGAATAGGACTTAGCCAGAAAGCTATTCACCACAAGAAGATTTCCTCTCAATCCCTCTAGACAGTCTTGAATTTGGTATCATAGTTAGGACAGCTAGGAAtcaggacagctctcacaattgaccccagggggtcaggcaggcaaagcctgaTCCTGCAGGACTTGGGGGAAAGGGGTTCAATTGTTacttagggacttcctatttcccaccttCCTATTACCTTATCCCATAAATCACTTGCCCCACCTTTCATGTGTtcctttagaaaaaataattgtttaatatGATCAAGTGCCTGTTTCATAGTATTCAAGAAGGGGAGGAAAATtaccttctctcctcagagagggagaagctgtctGTCCTGTACTTTATTTCAACCAAGTACAGGAAACAGTAACCTGTGACTCTGAAGGCAACCAGAGTGTGGttttccagggaaagagagagaaaaaccaaTCTATCTCCTCTCTCCACTTCTTGGCTCCATTCTGGCagtctccatttctctccctccattacaaTAGTTATTTGTTTTATACTTTAATGTTCTACTTGACTCTAGGCTCCATGTGGACAGGAACTCTTTTGTTGTTCTCTTTCCTAGGGACCATCACAGTACTTTGTGCTTACACTTAGCATATTTTGTTGAATTAAGGAATGAGTACCACTGACTCTACTTCCTCTTTTCCTATCAGTATGGATATCTGGATATTTGGATCTCTGAGGCAGTCTAATCTATTATGTCTAACCCACATGCCTTTCATTGTAGGATACTTCTGTTGACTATATCCACTAGGTATATGGAATCACAGTTTTGTGTCTCTGAGGTAGGAATAACATGAATgtaattatctttaaaatgtatGAATTTTTAAACTATCCAGAAAAAATGCTCATAGATTTAAAAACTAGACAGGAAAAAATGTCAGTTAAAAGCTATATTGCCGTTAAGAAGCTGGTGTCTTCTAAAATTGTGATCTTGCCTTGAAGTCTCAGTTTGAAGTTTGGTAACTGtccctgactacaggggtgggaAGAGGAGCATCATTGGATGACTTTCAGTTGAAGTTAGATGATTATTCACAAGGGATATTGTTTTTTCTTCAAGATCccaaattctataatttttaaagtataatctTTCATATCTATCCCTAGAAAAGAAAGACTTACAAAATCaagaacaaaacatttttattctctAGGGTATAATTGTAGATTCTATAAAAATAGTGAAAAGGTATTTATAAGAGCATTTAAGACccattaatagaagaagaaattctcTCCTAGGACCTAGACAGGTAGGAGAGATACAATTCATAACATCCAATATGATTTAATCCTGCAAAGAGACTTTGAAGAATAAgctaaattaaattcctggcttTTAATCATAGGATTGAGACCCAGAAGAGGCCTAAATGATCAACTAttctaatctcctcattttaccacTGATGAAACTGAAGTCTGAGAAAGTTAAGAGACTGAAGTCTgggaagaaatgggaagaaatcaaaaagaagaagaaatcagaacCTAGGTCCTTcttacaatgaaaaatgctatcccagATGGAGTCTGGATGCAGAATGAATACTTTTTCAAAAagtctatatttttcttgttgttttttttgaggggcaatctgtgttttctttcacaacatgactaatatggaaataggttttacctaactgcacatgtataacctatatcaaattgcttgccatttcagggaggggaagagaagaaagggaggaagaaagggaaggagaaaatttggtactcaaaattttttaaaaaatgaatgtcaaaaatgtttttatctgtaactgggagaaaataaaatattgaacttttaaaaaagaaccacAGTTCTTCAATTTAGGGGCAGGGCTTTTTCCATTACATGGGAATGGTACAGCTAAGGAGTCAGAATCAAATGACTGTCTCTGTAAGCATATAGCTACCACTTTTATGGTCAAAATAAATGGATATCTTACTTTGCATTGATTCATCTTTTAACTTATTGTTTTTCGCCTGTTCtactttctatctctcccttcttgGACTTTATTCTCTGTGCTCTATGTAGTAGTATGCAAAGGCAGATATAGAAGACCAAGAATTTCAGAATTCCACTCCTAGCACAATGACCATGACTGCCTATACCCCTAACATTTTCATCAAAGAAATCACCAAACCAGTGCCCGGGACACTACATTTTAAGCAAGGCATTGACAAGCAGTGATAAGTCCTGGGGAAAGTGGACAAAATGATGAGGCCATAAAATAATCAAAGGGACTTACAGTATTTACCTTGGGGGAAAAGTACActtaaaagggaggggaagggaaatcaTTATCTTCAAGAAAAAAAGGATTGTCATGTTTGTTCCTCAGTAACAAAACTAAGACTGACTGGGCAGAAGTTATGAGGCAGACAATTGTAGTCAAGTCTAAGTAAAATCTTCCTAGCAATTAGAGCAATCCAAACACGAAATAGATTATTTCAGGATGTAATGAAATTTGCATCAATCAAAGGCTCAAGTAAAAAGTTAGATGATGATTTGTTGGGAATTCTCTAGAGAGTTTTCATCTTTCATAATTAATCTAATTACACATCTGCTCAAAAACCTACAGTGGCTCCCAACtgtctaaaaaataaaacacaaactccttGGCCTAACTTTCTGGACTTTCAAACATGGTTCAATTCTACTACTTTACCCTTACTTTATGGCATTTCCCTTACATGTTCTAGTTAACATAGAATTGAACTTAGTTAATGCCCTACCTTCTTCTGCTTTTATATAAAAAGCACAATGTATCCCGTGTTTTACCTCACCTTTAACACCTTTCCTGATTCTCAGAGATATTAAggaatctttccttccttcaatttctatggtcattcttttttttacttctataaaTTCAatcaatttttcattaaaaaaaaaaaagcactgagtGTCCTCATCTCTCCCAGGGTGGAAGTACAAAGGCTACTCTTGTGGCCTGCTCCCACCCCAAGCAGCATATATACACTGAATGGTATAGCACAAAAATAGTTAAATGAAAGTTAAATAAGTTATAtatagacaagaaaaataaaactataatagttagaaaacaatgttatttcaaagttagatcaaaacaaaaaatataaacagaaaataatttagGAATTTGAATAAAACTTTAGGAAACCTAGATATAATAAATCTCTAGCAATTATTGAATGAGAACAAAAGACTAGACACTTCATTTACTATCctcaatgcaataaaaattaagtttaataaaaattttttaaaggataaagtTTTGACTGGAGACTAtataacttaatcttaaagaaccTATGGTCAAAGAACAATAGTAGAAATAGTAGATAAcctcattaaagataatgacaagaaataagacaacataccaaaatttgggggtttaaaaaaagcagtACTTAAAGGGAAAATATGTCTCTAAATGttttcatctattaaaaaagaggatgaaaagatcaataaattggTCATTCAACTAAAAAATCCCAAGAAAATCAATAAATCTCcaattaaagcaaaaatagatttcttgaaaattaaggaagagattgataaaagttaaaagaaaaatctgaataaATATATCTagtgaatatttttaaacatagacAAATCATTAGctaatatgttttttaaatgagaaaatttgcCACTATTAAAACTGTGAAAGTATTCACATTAAATGAAGAACTAACAAATAATATTATTAGAATTCTTTTACCCAGTTATTTGCTAATGAAACCAACCatgtaaacaaaataaatgcatattttgcAAAACTTTCAGATTAATAGAACAAGAAACAGAGAATTTAAACAACTCAATCTGATAAAAATACATTGAGCAAGTTATATattaattcttaaaagaaaaattaaagaaccaAATGGATTTATAAGAAAATTTATCAAATACTCAAAGAAAAATtccaatattaaaagaaattatttccaaaactaggaaaagaaggaATCCTTCCAGATTGTTTTTATGATACAAATTTGACCTTGATACCTAAATTAAGGTGAGtgaagacagaggaagagaacTCTAAAACCatattcctaatgaatattgatatgaAACATTTCAATAAAATATCATCAAAGAAGTGACAGCAACACATCACAAAGATTATAACCTATGACCAAGTTTATTTAATACTGGGACTGTAGTGTTGTCTCaatgttagaaaaaataacataatataaattctaaaaaaaagccaaaataaaatcatattatcAGTATATTCaggaaagtgctttaaaaaacacagaaaccATTTCTATAAAAACACTAGAATATATGAGAATAAAAAGACTTTTACTTAACTTAGAAAGTGGCAGATTGTTAAATCAAAGAATCAACAGTAAATGTAAGAGAAATATGCTAGAattctttccaataagatcaaggtTACATAAGAACATCCATTGTAAAAACTTTTTTATGAAGTGCTAGAGAtgctaattatagaaataaaaggaacataaattaaggaaataaacacagaaaagaagaaacaagatcatcactttttgaaaaatacatattttgaaaTGATTAATAACCAGCAAATTTCTGGGATGTGAAATAGATCCATACAAATCTGTGTATTACTAACAAACTCAGCAAGAAGagctaaaacatttttaaaatcacttaaaataactatatatatatataatatacaggaGTCTACATACTAATATGTGGgcaggaattatataaatactaCAATAATTGAGTGATTAGGGAAATGAAGACATTTagaaaattaagaggaaaaaataatagagaatTAAATATCTTTCACAGCTATGGCTAGGAGGAGAATTTTTAATCAAACAGGCCATAGAGGAGGCAAATCAAGGCAATCATCAATTATTAACCATTTAGTAGGgctcaggtattgtgctaagaactggggttataaaaacaaaaacatagtccttgccttcaatgAACTGACATGCTAATAAGGGAGATAAAATATGCAACTATATTACATAGGCAAGATATACAGGGTACTTTGTATCTCTCAGTTGCTGAACTCAGTGCTCTGCATACAACGGgaactaaatatatattttctgaatTGAAGCATAGATGGGTAGTAAGAACGATATAGGGCTGGAGATGGTGCAAATATTTCCCCAAGGAGGTTGAGTTGTGTTTCGAAAACAATATGGAATTGGGTTGGTCCAGTCAATGTAAAATGTACTTGGGGCACATACATAGAGAAAAGGTCAAAACCTGCCTTGTACTTTGAATGGGGCAGAGGCACTTCAAGGTCCTGCCGAACTTTAGTTATCTATTTAACTTCTCCACAGTCAGTTTGACATAATGGTCAGAGGGCTGGCCTCAATGAAAGGAATATCTGGATgcaatttaataaaaatcttaATGTCTCAGATAATTCTCAACGACTGTAAATTGGAAAGGACTTACTGCTATGCATTAACAGTGGAAACTTAATTACCAGCAGTGCCCTTTAGCAAGGAAACTAAACATCAAGATTTagataaatacatacatgtgtatatatctatgtgtgGAAATCTACAAGAATAATTAACAAACCAACAGATTTGTAAATTCATTTAATGGATTGTAAAGGATGTAGATTTTACTCCCACGGAGCATGTGCTAAGACTGATAAAGTAAAGGAAACTCATAGCTCTAATACTAACAAACTATGAGCCCTGCTGCATATATGTTAGAGAAGCTCAGTCTCCCCATGAATATGCCTGAGAAAGACCTGATTCTCAGAATATTTGTGGGCAAAACCAAGGCAACATTGAGAAAATGCAAGAAGAACGTAAGGGCTTTGAACAGCTCGGAAGGTCTTGGATCCTGCAAGGCacatcttcttctctttctccattgcCCATTCATGGACAGTTATGTGGAAAATCCAGCACCCATTAAGCATGCATAGGTGGGACTCACTTTTCTATAAGCATGAGTATGAAAGCCAATAAGACTGAGCATTAACCCAAGAATGATAGGCTATTGCTTGTGTTTGCTGAGATATATATAGATGTGCATGTGGccagtttttaataaatattctctGATTAATTGACATATATTGAAGCTGTATGTTTACACCCAGTTCCTGCATGCATCCAGGTGGACAATCAGTCTTAAAAGTCAGTTCTCTTTGAGAGTCACATTCCTTTTTCCTAGTGTCTTCAAGAGGATCCCTGGGGAAGTCTCTAATTGTTCCAATTTCACCTCTTGGGATTTGAGGGTTTCTCTGATTCTCCATCGCTGCCCTAGGCATTGGAATAGGAGGATGCCCGTGGGGCTCTGTCTCTCAGGCTTCATTCCTCAGCTGTACAAACCTGCTTTGCTTTCTGATCCTGAGAGAAGaagtaaacaaataaaagaattggaCCACAAACCAACAATCAGAGAGCATCATCACAGCTGCTTTTCCACTGCAAATAACAGAGAGGTCTAGGAAGAATCTCAGATAGAAGAGCCCTTGCTAAGAATCTCATGGAGAAAAGAGTCCCAGGTTTGCAGCAAGTTTAATAAGGAGGTGGAAGGGGTTTTCTAGAGCTTAATTCATTTACTTCTTGGATCTGTCTTTTCTTCTAACCATTCAGTCACTCAAAGGACCACTCTAGTCCCAATACTAGCCTTCACAGCTGTATCACCTTATTAAGGTTTGTTGAGAATTTTCATTATAATGACCTCTAAAAATAAATTCTGCAAACATACcttgtacagaggaggaaactgatacCCAAGACCACAAGTGTTAGAAGGGGGACATTAAACACAGGACTTTTGACTTTAACAATAGGGCTTTTTGGTCAACATCAATCTCCCTTTTTCATACAGAAATATTTAGATGTAGTATATAGATACTAATACGAAAGTTGAGTTGGTTTCACTGTGTCTGCTGGAGCTAGATAGAAAATTTTCTGTGAAGCACTacgttcagttttttttttaaatggggtttAGGTGGGACATTGGAGAAACTAGAGATGCAGCACTCTAGTAAAAAGGAGACCTATGGAGAGAAGAAACAAcagctttaaaatatttgaaggaccATTCACATAGAAGAATGATTATACTCATTCTATATAGTTCCAAATGATAGGATAAGACCAAATAGCAGAAATTTTGTGTAGACAAATTCTCGCTcaaaaaaagtaagaaatttCTACCATTGTTATCCAACAACGAAATGGGCTTCCTCGTAAGTTAATGAGTTTCCTGTTACTGGAAGTATTCAAGCAAGAGCCAAATGTTTGTTTGGGATATTGTAGAGGGGAGTTCTATAATTGAGGAGAGGGAAGTTGGTTTAgcagttgtttggtttttttccaactctaagatactgtatttttacaatagagagtAGAAATGTTAATGAGGCTTAAGAACAAGACTAGTTTTCTACTTCAGTCTTCTAAATCTATCAACATAATGAGGCTGGAAGAATCCTGGAAAAACAAGACTGCCCATATTTTAAACCCAAAAAATATATAGCTATAAGGGATTAGTTGTGTGTCTTCTGACTCTCAAATCAGAATTAAGTggaatagaaatggaagaaaataaaataatagtcatAATAGAAACTTGCATTTCTATAGTGCTGTAGAGTTTACAAAAGGGTCTtgttcacaaaaataaaataaaaagcaaagaaaaaaacctaTGCCGTGAGAGTATTATAACCCCAGTTTTACTGAGGAAGATAAATTTCAGAAAGGTTAGATGATCTGCTCAAAGTTTGATAGCTAGTAAGTTGCAGGGCACCGACTCAAACCTTGGCCTTCTAACTCTAAttccaaaggaaaggaaaggagggaaaaaagaggcaGGAGAGCACAATGGATTTTTATCTTCTTGGAGCATTACCAGAGATTATGTGTATGACCCAAACCCTTCATCTTTTATATCCTAGTTGGCTGAGAAGTCTACAGTCTCATTTCAGTTACTAGCTTTGGTATTCAAGTCAGGTTATATTCTCCAAGAAATACAGAGACATGTTGGTAGAGTCAAAAGGGCTTCTTTCATTTGCGCATGGCTTCTTTTCTTCTATGGCTCTGACACTGGGAACCCAACTACCTAC from Monodelphis domestica isolate mMonDom1 chromosome 4, mMonDom1.pri, whole genome shotgun sequence includes these protein-coding regions:
- the LOC100618720 gene encoding olfactory receptor 56A3-like, whose protein sequence is MIPSNGSSSTEVSEFLLNCFVSSPNWKHWLSVPLSLLFLLAMGANATLLITIRLEASLHEPMYYLLSLLSILDIVLCLTVIPKVLLVFWFDLRPISFSACFLQMFIMNNFLPMESCTFLVMAYDRYVAICHPLRYPSIITDQFVIKAGIFIVMRNTLVTAPIPILSARLHYCGNNIIENCICANLSVSKLSCDNVTLNKIYQLIVAWTLIGSDIILIFVSYTFILRAVMRLKAKGAAAKALSTCSSHFILILFFSTVLLVFIFTHMAKNKVSHDVPVLLNVLHHVIPAALNPIVYGVRTQEIKQGIWRLMKKGQ